The genomic region agcagcagaagccCAGGCTCCACGCACAGGCAGCGCCGTGTGtcagcaggaaagcaaacagattgCAGGGCATGCAGCCAGTCAGGTCCAGCAGGGCTGGATTTTGCCCAGCAAAGTGTAGgtgtgttttaaattttaatctaatctaaatcttttaTTGGATTTCTTAAAAGGTGGAAAATATTTACTAGTTTGCTTTGCTGGTCTCTCTGCCTTTAAGTGTATTTTGACTGTACTGTTTATAAATCAGACCCGTCTTGGTGCCTGTGACTCGAGCCCAGTACTGAGTACTGCTCGTTACTGAAATATTGCTGTATTAGTTCAGTGCTACTGCTTCTAGGATGCTGTGATACACACAACATTTATCTTGAATTCTATTCCCCTACAATTGAAGTCTGGAGAATTTTCTAAGTAGCtgactctgttttgttttgaaatcctGCCTCAGGATATTAAGATTTAGTAACACAAATTCTCGCCTTAAAAATAGCAGCACAAAATGTTCTATTTACTCACAATATGAATGTAAAATATGCAGCATCTCTCACATGAGCCATAGAAACATACCGATACTATCTTAAAGACAAAGGAAtttggtgggaaaaaaacatctattGTTCTTCCTCTGGCAGGCAACATGTACTTAACAGCATTCTTGGTCTGGGAAAGACACTGCAGTTTCTAAGTCCTGTCCCCCCTTGGTATTCTGGCCCACTGCAATACTTTTTCCTCACCCACTTTAAGAGCCCCTCTGGTAAGCCCCGCGTTAGCCGAACACCGCGCAGGGTTATCCTGACGGTGTGAGAGCAGCGCGTTTCCACGTGTGAGTGCTCGGTCCGTCCAGCACTGACAAAGCCCTCAGacgctgctgggctgcagcagcaacagcgCTTGTGGCTTTTTACAGTGACCTGGGTGATACTGGAGGCAAAACACCGCCCTCCTCCCAAGGAAACCCATTACAGGCTAACTTGAAATGACAGAGGCCTGGGGATTCGAAGCCATTTTCGCACAGGGCTGTCCGTCTGTCCGCCCCAACGGAGGAGCCCCGCGCGGTGGAGGCTGCGAGGGGCCCTCCAAGgacagctgctggtggtgctgggaggaagctcctgctgctgccccggcACCGTGTGCCCACCTGGGTGCAGCACGGCCACCCTCCGAGGGATGGGAAGGACGTGTACGGAGCCAGGGCTCTGTGCGCTACCGCCGGGCACACAAACCTCACGCAGGCCCGAGCAGCTTCCCTCCCGTGGGGCTGAGAGGCCCCACCAAAAGGGACACGGCAGCATCCACCACTTTGGAACTGCAAAGCAGAAGTCCCCCCTTACACTCTCTCAAGAATTTGGGGCCGTTTCACTGTCACAGCCTGCCATgaggagctccagccccaggTTTCTCCAGGGCTACAAACCGGGGCCGTCACCACGCAACTGCCGTTCTGCCCCGCTGGCAGCACCTCTGGGCTTGGCCTGCTGCGAAGCCCTGCTTCCCCAAGCAGCTGCTCTGATCTCTCTTTCCTGCTTGCAGACACAAGGATGAATGTGAAGAAGTACTTTGTCCGGGCCCTGCACCGCCTCCAGAAGGGCCCCGGCTACACCTACAAGGAGCTGCTGGTCTGGTACTGCGACAACACCAACACGCACGGCCCCAAGCGCATCATCAAGGAGGGGCCGAAGAAGAAAGTTATCTGGTTTTTCTTAACGCTGCTCTTCGCGTCTCTGGTCTTCTGGCAGTGGGGTATCCTCATTAACACGTACCTCTCCTACAACGTCACGTCGTCGCTCTCTATCGGCTTTAAGACCATGAAGTTCCCAGCAGTCACGGTCTGCAACGCCAACCCCTTCAAGTAAGTTTTCCTTTGCCTGATTTATGCAGTTGCATGTGAACACACGCAGTTACAGCACAAGATACACGGGGCTGTTCCTGTCTCAGGTATCACATTaggagcagcagtgaaaatTATCCTTTGACTCACCAAGTGgcactaaaaaacaaacaaatgagaacaatgtaaaaacaaatggCTCGGATCCAAAGAAGGGGTTGTGTGCTTGCGAGTTTGTCTGTTTCTCATTACAGTATCAGCTAATCTAATAATGGTTATTGCCTCCCTGTAAACTTTCCCTGGCTCAGAGAAAACTTGAAGTTCAACTAACTTGTCACAATCAAAATCAGTCTCGTGATCTCTCCCCacaattcctttctttttcctcgCCATGAACATACCTCTTATCGCGTACACTCCAGCCATTAAGAGCTAGTTAAACAGTGATATCTGCTGTGAGCTACAGCAACATAATTATAATTTCAAAGGAGCAACTGATCTTTGCTAGGGTTGCTTCAAATTTATATCCATGCAGTAGCGTAGCGCAAGGTGAGATGCTCTCGACTGAGGCACAGggatctgttgttttttctctctgcttgctAAAGTTGTTTTGTATAAACTGCAGTGAATTGCTGAAATACAACACAGGCAGTCCTGTGCCAACAGGCTGTGAGCGAGGTTTGCCAGTGAAGGACTCTGTTTATCTCCAGATGATTTTacacccagctgctgggagacGCGGCGCCCTGCTGGCTGCGCACAGAGCCTcgtgctgctgtgcagctcgcctcctgcagctccccgcagccacagccccacacGGGCCTGGCACAGCAGCGTGACAGAGCCCGGCCACGTCCCGAGTGCCCTTACACTAGCTGGTGCCCGTCTGTTGCCCCGCAGGTACTCGGAGGTGAAGCACTTGCTGAAAGAGCTGGACAAGCTGATCGAGGCGGCTCTGGAGAGGATCCTGCAGCCCACGCATGGGGACACCATCACACCCCTGCTGCTGAACGGCAGCGACAACGCCTCTGAGGGGCTGGATCTGGCACTCTGGAACCAGATTCCACTGGTGCTCATTGATGAGCATGACAAGGACAACCCTGTCATCGTGGAGATCTTTGAGACCAGCAGGACCGCTCCGGGGAATGGGACTGCTATGGGGAACGGGACCTCTCCGGGGAACGGGACTGCTCTAGAGAACGGGATCTCTCTGGGGAATGAGACTGCTCCAGGGAATGAGACTGCTCCAGGGAATGGGACTGCTCCAGGGAATGAGACTGCTCCAGGGAATGGGACTGCTCCAGGGAATGAGACTGCTCCAGGGAACGGGAccactgctgctcctcctgccccgtCCAACACCACCTCCGAAGAGAAGAAGTACAAGCTGGCAGTGAAGCTGGTAAGAGGGGGTGCAGTGGCGACAGCATCTCCGCCACGGGGAGGGCCGGGCGCAGCCTCAGTGGGTGcgggcagggctctgcctgtccctgcGCCacgcagcagcccccagccaggggctgcccgctgcaccagggcagggcagagggggggctctgcctgccaCCTCCACCCCTTCCTCTGTGCCCGTACCCAAAGCACTGGGGAGAGGCTGCGGCCACATCCCCTGcccagtgcctgctgcaggggcaTGGTGGGGGCACGCGGTGGCCTTGCTTCCCCCCGTCCTGTTCTCCCATGGCCTCAGTCCCGCCAGGCAGTGTTACAGGCCGAGATCTTGGAAGCTGAGGCAACTGCAGCCTTCAAGAATTGAGCAAAACATGATGTTTTCTGTAAGCATGGTGAGGTAACCTCTGGGACTGATGGAGAAGCTGTCCAGTTGGGAAACATCCCTGGGAAAGGGCCCCCAATCTAGCGGGTGGCATCtagttggaactagatgatccttaaggccccttccaacccccaCTCCATGTGGTATCGCTCTCTGACCCACCTGTTGAGCACGTTCAGATGTGGCCGCCGTtccctcagctcctgcctggccGCAGCTTTGGTCCCTCAGGACCAGTGGACAGGGCTGGCACCGGGGCAGGAGCTGACTGTGTGTGTCTCCAGTGCAGCCACCAGGGCTCCAACAACTGCACCTACAGGAACTTCACCAGCGCAGCGCAGGCAGTGACGGAATGGTACATCCTGCAGTCCACCAGCATCCTCTCCAAAGTCCCACTGCAAGAAAGAATCAGGATGGGCTACCAGGCAGAGGACATGATCCTGGCATGTCTCTACGGGGCTGAACCCTGCAACTACAAGTAGGTACACACTGAGCCCTTCCTGGCACATCAGGAGTGGTGCAGGATGCTGAAGGCaggacagcatttttattttctagtttttaaagtatatataaCAGCATTTCCCAGATGGTTTCTGGATGCGATCCTGGCTGAAATGGTATTTTTGGATAGTGGCTTGGTGTTTAGTTTGGATGGGCCATTTTGCTCACGATGTATTGAGGCTAGCAGCACCGATGAGACCTTCACTAGGAATTTAGCAATAATCGCTGCCAGCTCAGGTGTTGAGTCAGCACAGAGACACAGCCCTCAGTTACACCTTATCTTTTTACGCAAGGCtctgagaaatgcattttatccATCACTGTTTCTTGTGAATGCCGAATTTATATATACAGTTTTGAGAAATTCAAGTGCACAGCAGCAACCCAGGCTTCACGGAATCCTGCCAGCAATACCACTTCTGCAAAGAAGGCAACAGAGAATTAGTATCAAAGAATGAGATATGACACAAGCCAAAGCCTGTTACTATAGCTGAGATCAAGCCAGTATTTTTGGTCTCATCTGCATGGCAGGCTATTCTTTTCCATTACGACAGAGCATTATCCTCAACAGCTGTGCCTCGGTACATGTCAGTACctggcttttctttgtttccaacAGCAGATTGATTGGAATTACATCAGCTGAAATTTCTATTCAAGTGTTCAACAAATGAAGCAATTTAAAGTGAATCCCAGAGCTAGCTGCCAAAAGCCAGTCTCACCACATCCGTTATTTGATAACCCTTCAGTTCTCCCTGAGAGTCACAGTTTTATGCGCATGATTCTTCCAGGAATTTCACCCAAATCTATCACCCAGACCACGGTAACTGCTACATCTTTAACTGGGGCATGGACAAAGAGGCTTTGAATTCTTCCAACCCTGGAGCCGAGTTTGGTAAGAGAAAGCTCCACTAAAGAAAGAGTTAAAGGAACAGAAGCGCTGGGAATTATTCTGTCTCTCAATGGCAATTTCTGTTATCTGTAACAgatttgtaatttctttttcaacagAGCACTACAGCAGGGAATAACTGTTTTCCAGAGGGTATAAGTCCCCAGAATGGAAATCTGTTGCATAGAGAGAAGTAACGTGACTACAGTTAGCAGAAGTGTAACATCTGGATAGCCAAAGTATCTGAGGGAATGGCTGAACACTCAGTGAGATATTTCCGTTCTGTGCATTTGCCATCATGTGTATTTATGCACGTGTAACACTGCTGTGGCAGACAGGCTTGGGTTCTTCCCCCAAGGACTGGAGATTTCTGTGCACAGTGAGAGGAAAAGATGCtcaggtgttttgttgttgttttttaataaagacCTGAATTTTGATGCTATTCCtgttcagaatattttgttcGGTGCCACAGGGCTGAAGCTGATTCTGGACATCAGCCAGCAGGACTACATCCCCTACCTGTCATCTGCTGCTGGGGCACGGCTGAtgctgcatcaacagaagagCTTCCCATTCCTCAAGGATCAGGGCATCTATGCGATGGCTGGGACGGAAACCTCCATCGGCGTGTTGGTGGTATGTGTGGCATTCCTCTAGAGCAGATTGTCTGAGAATAATGTTATCTGATGGGAGCGCAACCAAGTTTGTTTTAAGTCTTGGCTGAACTGGCTCAAACCAAAAGAGTCAAGGCGTGCTCTAGCTATGGGCTGGAAAAGTTTACGGAGACTTTTATGTAACTGTCCTGGCAAAGTGCTTTATTAAAGCCAAAATATTGAGCCCAGGTCATTGTTCCCTCCTCTCACACTATGTCAGAAGGTTCCTCGCTAACACATGCTGTTGGCATGTCACTCCAGAGCCCAAGTTCTGGCTGGCAACTCTGGCCAGGGCACCCGCTCTGGGCCTCTGGTTCTCCTAGAGCAGAGGTGCCAGAGCACAAGATGACAGCGATTCTCTGAGGTTTTTTTCAAAGCCAGCAGGGAATTACATATGGGAATTACAGAATATCTGGAAAAGCAGCCCCAGGTGCTCAGGGGAGCAATAACCTCACGTTTGCtgtcttggttttctttcaggATGAACTAGAGCGGATGGGCTACCCCTACAGTGACTGTACCATGAATGGGTCTGATGTCCCTGTAAAAAACCTTTACAGCGAATACAATACTTCCTACTCCATACAGgtaaaacatgattttaaatcAAACAAAGATGTTCAGGGGAAATCTTCAAAGCAGTTGCAGATTTTGACTGGCTTGTCAGGTTACTGGAGGCTCAGCAGTGATAAGGAAGGAAGCATAACCTAAGCACGGGAACCTTCTTTTCTGGTAATAAATCAGAACTCAGGTCTGAACATGCAGTAGCCCCGGGTTTGGAAACAATCCAGTGAAGTCACTGTATTTACACTCTGTGTTGCAGGATCAAAACCTAATGACGTAATTATTCAAAGTTACATCAAACTATTAGGAATATTGCTTTGGCAGACAACGCAGTTTAGTGTAACGTACAGTCCTCATTCCTGTTCCAAAGCAGCTCACATAGCAAGGAAGCAGTATTAGTAATTTTTGCCTTATCTAGGCATgaagtttgtttcattttgagaGGGATGAAAACGGGCATTGCTGTAATTTTCTCAAAAGCCGTAACACAGAAAATCCCCCAGCATCTCTGTTGTTAGGCACCCTGGTAAAGGCAATGTACCAGCAGAGCGCTGATTTGCAGaccaaaaagcaaaatgtttttaccTTGACATACGACCACGATTTAAAGCTGGTCTCAttgcacactgctgcctcagctCAGCTCCCCCCACGAAAGGTTCCTCTCACCTGAAAACACCAAAGCGAGAGGAGGCGAGCCGGGTGCCCCCACTCCCATTAACACATCCTGGTTCTTTGGTGTTGCTCCTGAAGGGGTCAGTGCCTCGCTAATGCTGCACGTGCCGGCCGCCTGCCACTTCAGCTTTCTCCTTCCAGGGGTCCTTTAAAGAATACCTGATCCTGCCATGTCACTGAGgcaattaatttcttttcagctgtgagAATATCTTCTTCTACAATTTCCATGCTTGGCTGAAATCTTTTAATTATAAGGAGATCAACTGCAAGGGGCGGGCGTGCAATCATTACCTGTGTTCAACACGCGAACTTCTTTAAACTCCCGGGGTTACTGAGCAGTCAGCATGCCCTCACGTGCCGCTGTGCCAGTGCCAGTGCTGTGCCCAGGTGACTGCAGTGCTAGGAGGCTTTGCTGAGAGCGCAGCTTGTCACGAAGCAGgatgcctcctgctgctccaggcgGATAACAGCTACCTGGGTAACTGTCATGCTGCTGGCTTTAACcacgctgctgctctgctgccctaAGGTGCAAAGCAGCTTGTATTTTGTGTAGGCACATAATGGTGCTACTGCCCTGACAGGGATAAACATGCGGGAGGGATCGCTCTCCTGAACACacctcttcttttttaatcctTCTCTTTCTGAGAGAAATAAGTCAATTTTTACACTGAGAAGGGCTGCTTAGTTTGTACAGGAAGCGAAGACAGacctttgtcttttcttcactttaaaaTTGGGATGAGAAAGTTGAGTGTTTGTAAACCTTgaatctgtaataaaaatatagtgtAAACATCAAACACTGGTTAATTTGTAACAGGCTATAACATAAGGGAGAAACAGTCCTTAGGGGTGAGATCTGGCAataaagaaaacaccaaaaacatttTCGTGGTTATTTACAAATGACTGAAGAATACATCTCAGACAAGTTGAAGGGGTTTGGTCTAGCAggctttttgcatttctgcctTTATATAATTATAACAATTGGACCACTTTACCCTACTTTTTAAGATGCTTGTATAATGTTTAAGCAAATACTTGAAATGATTGCGTTATTATTTAAAAGTTGCTAAACACTGGCCAGGGTACTATGTCCGCATAATTCGTGTCACTTCAGAGACCTCTCAGCAACACCAGCCTTTTTTATCACTCCATGATTATAGTGAATTCTGTAAGCATTTCATGTTACATAGACATTCTCTGACTGTCCTACCTACCTGAAACTGTTAAATTCAATTATCTTCTCATAGACTTTGTTATTGCTTTGTGCATTGTTTCATGAAAAATCCCACTCCAATCTCTGATGATTAACTTCATGCCTCGCTGAGCTAATGGCAGTGTTGCAGCCCTGGATCGCATGCTGTCGGAGCCGCAGCTGTAATCCCTTCAAGGAGAGAAACAGATGCACAGATAAGATAATTCAGATTTCTAAAGCCTGCTCTTTTtgttgaagtatttttaaagtcttggCTTTCAAGTGGAAACCAACCCTTTGTCAATATGTGATATAAAACCTGGAGACAACAGCTGTGTCTGTGgataaaacagaacatttttattcctttttggAAACTCTATATTGCTTCCACAATACcctaaaataattaagaattgAGCAGTTCCctgtgcagctgggagcaggcatGCAGCTCCCTTCTACTCTTGCGAGGTGAATTACCCACGTTAACTTGCCACTACAATTTAGCTTAAAAACCAGAGTAGTAGTAAAAATgcaacataaaaagaaatgtaattgcAGTGCAGCTATAAACATGACAGCTTACTCACCAACCTCTTCTTTCCATTGGAATCACTGCTCTATGACAGACCACGAACACAGTGCCGCTGTGAGGGGCTGCCAcgctgtgctgcagcacccgGAGACGCTTGGCACAGGCTGGAGGAGCATCTCTGTAGGATGGCTCCCATGGCAGAGGCAGCTTTCTCTCTGTATGGAGCTACAAAACCTTCTACTTGGTGCAAGAGAGCCCCTGGAAGGAACGTGCCTGGGAGCAGGCTAATTCACATAGCAAACACGGACAGCAGCAACACAGAGATCACCAGGGAAGTACACCCCACTTCTAAGCAGCTCCCTCTTACCTTTTTCCAGGCCTGCCTGCGTTCCTGTTTCCAAAATCACATGGCTGAGATCTGTGGATGCGGTCACTACATGTTTCCTTTACCCGAAGGGGTAACTTACTGCAACAACGACGATAACCCAGGCTGGGGTAAGAGCACGAACAAAGCTGACAGTACGGCCTTCCCAGGGCACTGGCACGCAGGAGGGAGGGCCTGGGCGCGCGTTTATCACTATTGAGAAATTAGAATTGAATCTATGAAATGAATATAATCCAGTAAGTGCAGTTCTTATCTAAACAGAAGCTTCgattttttgttttcaccaAACAGCATACTGCTATTCATCACTGAGATCAAGTATAAGACAGAGACAAATTTGCATTGACTCTTGTAAGGAAACATGCAAGTAAGTACTTTGACTATTTCTGGCAGCTGTAGAGGTAAAAGAATCCTGCATTTTGTCTCCCATCAATTCTGACCTCCTTAAAATTGCAGAAAACTGAGTGGGGTTGCTTATCTGAATGAGAACTGAAGTTCCAGTGACTTGTGTGTTAATGttctttcccccttcttccTAGCGACACGCAGTATAAAATGACCATCTCTATGGCAGACTGGCCATCTGAAGCTTCAGAGGTAACActgatttcttgttttgaaatagcCATTAATAACTACCCGTTCTTAACCATGTGAATCACTCAGTACTTTTAGAGTTAATGCCCAGGTAACAAGGGCCTCTTTGCTAAATTACACATTTTCAGCTTGCAGACAGAGCCTAACCCCAGAGCATGAGGCACAAGGGGTGACAACAGAGCAAAGCTGAGTGCCCACGCTCCCTGCCAGGCAAGTGCAGGCAGGGCATGGCACAGGCTTTCCTCCTCCAATATCGCTGGCACGGCACAGGGCACGGGTGCTTACCTTCAGCCCTGCCTCGCACACGCCGCCCAGTCGGGGTCTGCAGTGCACTCACTGGGAGCTGTCACCTTGAGGCTTCATGCCAttgggagcagagagcagccaggAACGGGGCCACCTGCCCACAGCACGAGGGTGGtggaggctgcaggggcagTCAGGTCTCGTGGGCTCCCTAAAGAGAGAACAAATACTCGTTTGGACCATGCACTAAGCACTCAGGATTACCCGGCATCGATGCTAGGTGTGCAGCCCTGCCTCTTGCCACCGCCACGCACCAGAGGCTTTGCTGCCCCGCTGGCTCCCCGCCTCACAGCACGCCGTGCCTGCATCCTCCAGGCGGGCAGCACGGCTCCCAAGGCAAACCCTGCTCGGTACGGTGTGCCTCGTGACACGGAGTCGGTTAGAACTGA from Aythya fuligula isolate bAytFul2 chromosome 15, bAytFul2.pri, whole genome shotgun sequence harbors:
- the SCNN1B gene encoding amiloride-sensitive sodium channel subunit beta, with the translated sequence MNVKKYFVRALHRLQKGPGYTYKELLVWYCDNTNTHGPKRIIKEGPKKKVIWFFLTLLFASLVFWQWGILINTYLSYNVTSSLSIGFKTMKFPAVTVCNANPFKYSEVKHLLKELDKLIEAALERILQPTHGDTITPLLLNGSDNASEGLDLALWNQIPLVLIDEHDKDNPVIVEIFETSRTAPGNGTAMGNGTSPGNGTALENGISLGNETAPGNETAPGNGTAPGNETAPGNGTAPGNETAPGNGTTAAPPAPSNTTSEEKKYKLAVKLCSHQGSNNCTYRNFTSAAQAVTEWYILQSTSILSKVPLQERIRMGYQAEDMILACLYGAEPCNYKNFTQIYHPDHGNCYIFNWGMDKEALNSSNPGAEFGLKLILDISQQDYIPYLSSAAGARLMLHQQKSFPFLKDQGIYAMAGTETSIGVLVDELERMGYPYSDCTMNGSDVPVKNLYSEYNTSYSIQACLRSCFQNHMAEICGCGHYMFPLPEGVTYCNNDDNPGWAYCYSSLRSSIRQRQICIDSCKETCNDTQYKMTISMADWPSEASEDWIFHILSYERDMSTNVTLDRTGIIKLNIYFQEYNYRTISESAATTIVWLLSNLGGQFGFWMGGSVLCLIEFGEIIIDSLWITVINIIGWCKGLKQKRAQARYPDAPPTVSELVEAHTNLGFQHEEASPVPSPGAEVLPPEPGTPPPNYDSLRVRPLDALGPDSDAETE